The genomic DNA GTTGAAATTGCTAAGTCTGTGCTGCATCAGACTAAAGAATACTTCTAAGTTAACCCGTTTCCAAGGATTTGAGCTTTTAGCCCGCACTTGAGTGCATAGGACTTACGCAAATCAACCAAGAACTAAAGTTCTTGGTTGATTTGCGTAAGTCAGTTAAAACTGACTAAAGAAAGCCTCAAACTAACCTGTTTCAGCAGGTTTAAGCTTTTAGCCCGCAATTTATTGCAGGGCAGATGCGTAAGTCCTAATTTAATTTTAGATACTTATTGAGGTGGCATTTCTAGAGCGATCGCCCCTAGTTTGCCCTTACGGAAATCATACAAAATTAGCCTTGCAACCTTATCTAAATCGCCTTGAAATTTATTTAAAGCCGCAACTTCATGAATATACTCAATCCCTGAAGTTACCGTAGCAGGATCGATGACGTAACGACTGCTCAACTTAGCATTGAGCTTAATCAACAAATCCACAGCTTCCGCTGCCACTAAGACATTGTCGTAGGCAGCCTGACCAATATCATCACAAATAGCAAGTTTCATCGCCGCATCTTGGTCATGGAGCAAAGGTGGAATTACCCCAGGGGTATCGAGCAACTCGATCTGATCAGAAATCCGAATCCAGCGCAACTGGCGGGTTACTCCCGCTTTATTGGAACTCGCCACCACCCTTTTCTTTAGCAACCTATTAATCAGCGCCGATTTACCGACATTGGGGAAACCGACTACAACTGCCCGTACAGGCCTTGGCAACATGCCCCGACCGTGCCGCCGTTCATTTACTTTCTCGCCTGCAACTTGAGCCGCCTTGAGCAAATCCACCATTCCTTTGCCCGCCTGAGCATCAGTGAAATACGCCATGCGATCCTGCTCGGTAAACCATCGCATCCACTGTGTTTTTACGTTCGAGGTGATGGCATCAATGCGATTGCATACTAAAATATGAGACTTTCCCTCCACCCATTTTTCAATTTTCGGGTGCTTACTAGACATCAAAATGCGCGAATCACGCACTTCAATGACCACATCAACCAATTTTAGTTGTTCTAATAATTGCTTTTCAGCTTTGGCGATATGACCTGGATACCACTGAATTGGGCTTGCCATAGGAAAAAAATACGGAGAGAAAGTATCTTTAACTATATACTGTTGCTAAGATATTAAGAAATATTAAGATAAACCTTTAATAAAAATCATGACTAATCCAACTCTATGGAGATATTTGCAGAGATTTAGCGTGGTCGCGATCGCCATAATTCTGCCATTAGCGATCGCCTTTACACATATTCCTACTGCTCATGCTTTTGATGCACCAGAGTTATTGCCCGAAA from Pseudanabaena sp. BC1403 includes the following:
- the ylqF gene encoding ribosome biogenesis GTPase YlqF, producing MASPIQWYPGHIAKAEKQLLEQLKLVDVVIEVRDSRILMSSKHPKIEKWVEGKSHILVCNRIDAITSNVKTQWMRWFTEQDRMAYFTDAQAGKGMVDLLKAAQVAGEKVNERRHGRGMLPRPVRAVVVGFPNVGKSALINRLLKKRVVASSNKAGVTRQLRWIRISDQIELLDTPGVIPPLLHDQDAAMKLAICDDIGQAAYDNVLVAAEAVDLLIKLNAKLSSRYVIDPATVTSGIEYIHEVAALNKFQGDLDKVARLILYDFRKGKLGAIALEMPPQ